ttaaaaagaattataaacaacCTTTGTCAACTGATAGTTTTCCATTATATTTGGTAAGAAGTAAAAAATGGTGAATTGTGCTTTAGTTAAGgtcataaacatttatttctggaaaaaaatgattgtatttCCCATAAGTTAGGTcgatgatttgatttaaataaaataatatctttatatatttcaatagaatAGATATGCATTGATATATCTGTCATTTGTAATCTGATTAGTAGTCTGGTTCTACTGTTTGGTAAATGCCATTATCTACCATTTTTCTTAGACTTCCTTAGACTCAATTCATCATGAAGGTCTTATATGGGTTTGTGGATATATgtatgtggcaaaatttcatccaacaCTTGCAGGTTTGcctacgatgttttcctcacttcacacatttataaatacaacttaAGCACGTGAAAGCTGTACTGCCTCGAGTTTCAATCCCCAATTTTTGGTTAAAATTTTTGTGTTCTAGActttatattaagaattattaaatacaaatttttgtttcattcattaatttattttcattctctACAAAGATTGtagattattttagttatactgTTGGCTACAAGTCAGAATTGAGATTATAATTTGGTAGAACTTTATTAATGGGTATTCTTCCGGAAAAACATACTTAATTCATTTTTGATGGCAGCCACGCCTTGTTTCAATATCACTGTGGCACACTTAGCATAAATTGCCCTAatcatgatataattattaatatatattgttactaaAAGCGAAAGGTCGTATGTAAAAACTTTCctattaaaagttttacatGGTTTCACTTTCACTTTACATGGTTACACGTGTGTTGACACTGCTTCCAGACTGCTGCCAATAAGACAAGAAAACCCAGTGACTTTTAACTGTCCCGACTCGACCTTATAAACAAGTCTCTAAACCATCTAGTAAATTTAagatatgtatttatagtaCAGACAggtggacggacaaatgggAAACTTGATTACAAATGGtgaccgcccataaacattggcgctgttaaaaAACTTAACCAATCCTTATATCAACGAGACATCGActttgagagctaagatgttattccCCTtatgcccgtagttacactagcttacttgCCCTTTAAACTAGAACAGAACAATATTTGTTATTGCAAtttaacggtagaataaatGCGAGGGAGGTACTTGCCCAAACAAACTTGCGCAACGCCCTGCTACATCTAAATTTTTAGTCAAGGGGATTgagatacttttatataaattcaccCCTAAGTAAAATGGACGTCACAGCTAATATGCTAcgtgtaaagttttatttaactcGTAGGTGCAGCTAGTGTTATACAAATGTGgaagtaagtttgtttgttacgctttcaagtCTCATATACGTAACTGCAcatcatgaaattttacatactcgtaaatatgtaaaatgacAGGTGTAAAGAATACGACCAGGTGTCCTGTCCACCTGCCCCCTATACGTGGGCGAAGCTgtgaaaactaattatttatatggataTTTCTTCAACTCACCAGAATATATCTTTCTTCGCAAAGTTAGCATTTTAGGCGACATTGGTCCATAATAATACATCATACAGGTATCTTCGATTGATTATCATAAAAtggtgtttatatattttaagtgcgTCGTGAATCATCTGTGGTTTATTTTCGAGTCACGTCcgatttaaaaagaaacattataaCATTAAGAATACTGAATTATATTTCCATTAGCGTAAAAACCAAGTTAAAACATTAGTGAATTGTTGACAGTTTTGTGAATGTGGAGTTTAATGGACATGAGATTACCTCGATGgacattttgttactttttattatgtttttttatttaatttcttagaaAGTCAGACGGGTAAtgatgggccaactgatggtaaatggtcccCACCTCTCAttgatacactggctcactcttcaattaaataaaacacaatgacAAAAACTGTATGAAGGTaatgtttggtggtagagcaCATGACAGGATGATCATTACATCCAGAGTTTCTATGAAGTCTTATCATGAATAAAATTTGTTCTTGGATTTTGacacataaatattttggaGATAGCCATGATGACAAATCACAGAAAGAAACAACCTACGAAACACTTGACTAAGTAGTCAATATTTAGAAATACAAAGCCTTCAATCTGGGCAGTGTCTTCATTACTTTTGGGTTGTTTatgatttgaattataattggcaactattgtttaataaataaatatgttacattatacgttcgaacaattttatttacgttcgaatactattataattttaatagtcgATGATCATTTAATCGATATTTTCTACAAAAGTTTAAATGTCACAGATGAAAGAATACTATAGAAGTTGTCCTTTTTTAGGAAGGCTACTAAATTGATGATACGTACCTTCTTGTCACTTCTAGCAGTACTCATATATGTAAGAAACAGTTGCGAAAAATTTAAACcctattaacattttatatgtatggaacatataaataaaaaaggcttaTAACACATGAATAATTAAGGCACATTATTCAGCTCCAGATTATCGTGATGTAAAATTCTTCGTTATGGTAATCGttgattgatttataaaaaaagtgacTACTGGATTTCTCGTTTGTTTTCGATTCTAATTTTGAAacgattcgaaatttaaatctaatttatcttgtgataaaattgataaaatcaatACAGCTTGTTAGGACTAATTTCAagtgtgaatttatttatagtttgctTTTGGTAATTTTATCATGGAAACTGAGATATATATCCCTAGTTTCTATAACAATTTTTACCTATTCTGCCGTCACAATTTAAAAAGGCACAATTAACATTTTGCAAACGTTGAGAAAAtcgagattaaaatattttgggaattttctaaaaaaaaaatacctttgaaGTGTGATTTTCAAACTTGTGTGAATGTTAAAAGTTGACTATGattagtatgtatataacgacagaaattactatatatttattttaatgtatataattaataattaccttattaatttttaacttaacataaaaaattacattactagAGCAATATTACGTTTAAAAGACACATATAACCAAATATGCCTTATCAATGTaaaattttgagaaaaaaaataaaatattatgatgaaaaGGCACCTTTTCTCTATTGTGccttttcattgattttttttatattcattaatcattaaattattagaataaacttttattaattaatattaaaaacagtttcTGACTGtctcatatatattttgtttatatttcaatatgatatgtattttattgtgtcCCTGCAATGggattgtataatatatattataataagctgataaattaacattgtgttagaaataaaataaggtagttataaagaaataaaacgtttattttaagtaGTACAAAGTCTTCAAaggtcaataaaattattataacaataattgaagTATAACACTTCCAAAtctctattaattaaaaattaacaaggtAACACAGCCAGTAaggaactttaataatatattttatcaaaataaagaaaacatagcTTACTAAATCAATacctaataattatcattacagTTATATAACAACTATCTAAGTAGCTTCAATTTTTATCACAATCATTAATTGAATTAACttcctataattatttaaatggcaCTTTGCATCTTTCTCTCATACTATTAAGAGATAtacttagtaattataataggtcagtaaaatcaactttatactcgtattatcaaaattaaacgaaaacaaaTTCTAAACATGAAATTAGGAACAACAAGgcacttaatattaattatcataatacctAAGTATCGATTAAAGAGACTATAAAAATCAATCTTCCATTATTTCAGTCTTCTTGGTGATGAATCAAATCAACTGCTTGATCATTTATAGGCAATGTTTCCCAAAAAAGCCTTCTGTTAGTGGGCATAAGTGGACCAAGTTTTGTGAGTATGGCTGATTTCCTTTCGCTCGTAATACCCCTGGGAACAAGCTTTTGACGTGGAGGTGGTATtccttgtttaatatttttcaacttaaGAAAATCTAGCTCAAAGTATTCGTCAGTACCATGATTGCgtttataaaaaagtgaatTCGATCCTCTGCGAAAATTGACCTccgaaatatatttcatataagctCGAGGGTTGGAGGCACAACTGACGGCATTCCCTGCTCACCTCGCCCCGCTCACTTCATCTCCGTTCAGAAATGTTAAGTGGTAAAGGCACAAACGTCAATGTgcctttttatttaacattttaaggtGTAAGGGTTAAAAAGAAAAGGTATAACTAACAGTTGTGACCTTTCTTTCTACGTTAATTGCTTAAGTATcggtataaaaaataagcaCAATTGCCACATGAGCCTTTTATACTTGATGAACGTCAGTTATGcccattcaattaaatatataaaagtaaaaaggtaAAACTAAGGTGCAGTTGTGCCCTTTAAGCTTATACTATCTCTGTTAATTTTGTAGCTATAAATCCACAAAAAATCAGGCAGTTAGGCCTTTTTTTCCTGattctgaatatatatttaactcaatTTCTCAAAAAATGTTAGTTGTGCCCTTTTTCAGTAACACGGcagtattatagtaatatttaaatatatataagatggaTTTGTACATAACAGGACGATAGCAAGAAGCAAGAAGATTTTGGTTGTGAAATGAACCGGAGAATATGTCTTCGAGTCACTTAACTCAACAATTTTCTATCGTATCTAGGTAAAATTATGTCCTTACCAAACAATTCAAtccaaatatctttattcaagaTATTAAGTATTAGTATCTTGTTGATTGTGAATATTCTACTACCGATTTGTGCTTGGTTCAGACCCTGAttgtaaagatttttatatgttatttttgttagtaataGGTACATGGGTGAACAATGTTCCACCCGATGGTAGATATTGGAGATGTTAAAAAAATCACCATTCCTTTCATTACCAATAatccaccaaccttgaaaactaatatgctatgtgccttgtgcctgtagacaGTGGtacactcaccctttaaaccgaaaaaaaacaataccaagtattgctgtttgacggacGGTAAAAAGTGTGTTACCAACCCAGAAGGGTTTGCatgagccctaccaccaaatagatTGCGTGATTTTTTCTATGGCATATCTAACTTGGCGGTCCTAATCTGAGGTAAGCGTGATGGAGAAGTCGGTTTAAACGTGGTATAGTCACGTCATCCGGTTAACAAACATATTATGAGTTTATAtacaagttttaattgaaaaaaaaaaaaaattatgtatgtaaaatatataattcacgaGAATCTGTtgcgggattttttttttaaatacttatatattacgaTACTAGATTGATTGTTTTATAGATTGTacgatattattacttaatttacttagtggtaggactttgtgcaagcatTTCTATgatggtaccacccacttatcgtatattctaccgacaagcgGTAATATGTAGCGGTAATATatacgagtgagccagtgtaacttcaggcacaataCCGACAGAAAGATAAATGACTCCAATGGGATGACATGAGAAGAGAGATGCTGAAGTTATGACTACCTATAGAGATGGaagagaataaattaatttaatgataggtTTTAACAAAACAACCTTTAATATACGAAATTTTACGTCTATGTTGCTGAATTCAACTGTCTGAAATCAATTCTAGGTGAAGAATCAGGTTTAATAAAAGTGCATCGATATCAGAAATGAATTAACGTGTACAGTTTTAAATCCATATTATAAGAGGAAGAGGTTTAATTCGGTTTTCAAGAATTAATCTAAACAAAGAAACATTGCGAGTTAAATAAATGCTTGTAAAAACAAACACAAGCACTATTTTAACCTAAAATGGGGCAGGAATATTTGGTATATCATACAAGAACGTGAAAatcacgcttgtcacgtaaaTAGTCGAAATGTAAATAGAGCAGAAATGATCTGCGAAGCGTAgctacttaaaaattaatatcatatactaaaaccttctccaaaatgTTTTGAATCTTCTGGTACAAGTTGTATATATATCGGTTTAGGTGATTTTTCAATTaaacgttaaacaaaaaaaaaacttcttattTATTGGTACAATAAAAAGATACGTAAAGTCCTTTAATGTCGAACTGCTAAAGCCTCCTCCCTTTTGAAAAGAAGGATTTAACGtactccaccatgctgctccaactcgggtttgaatttaattgaaattagacacatgcaagtttcctcataATAATTTCCTTcctcaccgagcacgagatgaattataaacacaaatttagcacatgaaaattcagcgttGCTAGTCTGGGCTTAAAGTAGAAGTATTGGATATAGATGATTCGTGTGAACTCATCGCCCCCACAAATTCAGATGGAAGATTCGTGTGTTTTTATCGTCGCACTACGAATACAAAAACTCGTAGCTAATAAAATTGTCCGTTTttatacaagattattttatataaagatgaaaCTTCTAGAAAGTACGTATAATTAGTAGAAACAAATaacttattagtaattttaatttcagtacAGTAAGTGCAGTCTAACTCTgcgacaaatatattataaaaataacacagaAATCTAAGTTACTAGAGATAGTACAACGTTGCGTCTACAACATTGTTTAAACGTTCCCAATCAAActtcaaaatcataaaaattttaaagtctATGCCGAAACAACTTTGATAAAttaggcatattactcaatacacgATAAGAAAGCGTAGAATTAGTATTTGATGATTTATAGGCaggatatgtataaatttaataacactgtattgacatactctgtacttggaatggtggaaaagagtaactagtaAGTTTCTTACCAGTTCCTCTCGGTAAAATGTACTTTCCGAAGCAGTGGTGGctttacaaatcaaatcaaaatatactttattcaaggaggcttttacaagcacttctgaatcgtcatttaataaactatttaatgtaaaactaccaccggttcggaatgtagattccaccgagaagaaccggcaagaaactcagtagttactctttttcaacatattaaaatacagtcatgttagttaaatacaattatatatgtatgtaatatctcctgcctggaagtcaacaagcattaaatccacgcttttttatcatcaatataatcttgtatcgaataatatgccttagtccccaatgtattttttacaattgacttgaatctatgaaacggcaaagttaaaaatgttatttgaacAGAATGACGATACAATAGTGCCTTTAcgagcctacttcaataaagaatattttgatttacattttgatCTCGACCTTAAATTGTGTACACATTAGGTTGATCAAtccctatttaaaattatcgaaCTCAGCTGtttacatatttcaatttaagcCTAATACATCAACGTTTGACGTATTTCGTCAAACAGTTTTGAAATAGACGTACCAATAGATTCCttggataaatattattttatttgcattgtGTACGTAATCAAATTTATTCCATGAAATAAACAATGGGTAAAtctgtataataaatagttggtgtattacaaataaataataaaaaatatataagtagaactttttcaaaattaataacagaTCCATTTCAAATAGAAGTCTCAAATAAAATTCTCGGCAGTATAATCTTCACATGTATCTACTTTTAGTATATCGAAGTGAAATAAGCTTCGAATTCTATTCCTTAACAAGGGTTCAGTCCTTACCTTAGGAAAGAACACTTcacatattactatataattcaCTAATTCTCCGTCTTGCCTTGGTACGAGTAAAATTCATTCGAAAGTATTCATCTCTTTGAAGTAAAAATTTCCAAAATTTCCTTTCTTAGTGAATGTCTACGTCGCAAAAAAAGTACTATACTAAATTTAAGTCTTAATTGATGAGTGTTACTTcggttacatttaatatatatatatatatatataatacccatttattactaataatagttattaagcAATGATGGCACgtgatattttaatacttacccATGAAATCTGCCCAATGTTGCAATGAcaagaaaaaaattcaattttgcgTTAATCTGAATTATTTAGtaagattttgatattttgtgcGTTATTTGTCacatctttatttaattgtaactaattttattacttaaaaaaaaaaaacactatacaATACGCCGCGTGTTAAAAAGTACCAGGTTAACAGAAAATGCGTGGAGATCTGAGTCGAACGGAAAGCTTACTAAAGTTGTGATCGAAGATCTATTCGTTATTTTTGCAGTAAACATCTTGATCGCTTGTTGAAGcagttcattaaaatttatagaaggaaaaatagattttttatttatgtgaatgtaggtaggtaggtatattttaataaaatatagtaatatatatttatataacttattaggACGCTCGGAGATTTTTTGCATGTAAAATAGTCAAACGAGCACATGGGCCTACTGAagataaatacgaaatattaataaaacctaacatcaccaatgcaccaccaactttgatAACTAAgctgttatatcccttgtgtctgtaattaataCTAAGTGTTGTTGCTCGGCGGTAAAACATCTGATGGGTATGTGGTATCTACTCCGACGAGCTAGCAagaaggcctaccaccaagtatactaCTCTTAATGAAAAGTTTTATCACCACGATATCCTAGTATGGTAGATTGTGAATTCacgtgtgacagaatttcatccgatttAGGTTTCCTGGCGAATGAAACCGGAACATAAGAGTATTTAGTCTTACTGTGTGGAAGTAGAATTGTGTATAAGTGGGTACTTTCACCATTTTTATGTGGTGCTTTGTATATTCTATTTCTAAAGCTGCATACTCCCCGCATATATCTTTCAACGCGCTTATCTCATAAACTAGTGTTAGATGGCATGTTTATTGAGTATTATTATACTAGTATTGAGATACTCACTAACCGACGCTGTGATACAATATGGCAATGTCTacagtattgaaataaattaattttgaaatgtagttTATTCGACACTGTTAAATCGTAATTTTTCCAAAGCTCCCGCCTActagaaacataaataatagtGTTCATAGCGCATCCCTTATGACTGAGATCTATTGCTTTTTTTGGgcatatttttagaaatattgttaAACCATCTCTcacataaaattacattttaagattaattgtaaaattaatcaactaatatattttgacacaATAACCCAGCTCAAGTATTGTTCGCAGTCTTACTATTTTCTGCTATAATACCGGATACAACTACACTTATGAGCTTCTGACCAAAAttagttcaggcgcaggactgACTAGTATATATGTTTTCTAAAACACGGGTGTGTATACATTACCAACTTCCAAACTGCAACAAAAAAtcctaaatacattttatgggCCTAACCTGGTcaaaattttaagcatttttgaCTTACGATAAACTTGGCCTAGTCTAAAGTCTTTAAGATTGATGccaaatttttgtttgttttgtttaaaaagtaaCATGTTGAGAAAgagtaactaaaaaaaactcagtagagtttcttgccggttattgtAAAACGTCCGAAACGAGTGGTAGCTTGACTTTTCATagagttctgtaaaatgatgattcaaaagcctacttCAATGATATATTCTGATTTGATTGGAGAaggaattgaatataaattcgaaaaaaTCTTTACTCGgtggcacaagggacgtaacatcttagttcccaaggttggtcccAATACATCCAatacattgtttataattttgactAATAAATCgcataaatttgtatttcattctttaatttaattattcaatttgatattagaacaaaatattcttaaattcgTTGTATATGTCTTCATTATTCCATTTATATTAAGGGACACTTGCATCAAATTTCATTCTGATTATCTCTGAGCCGAGGTTGCCCattggttagaatgcgtgcatctgaatttccatgttcttaatttgtgtttataattcatctcgtgctcggcgatgaaggaaacatcatgaggaaacctgcatgtgtctaatttcaacgaaattctgccacatgtgtattccaccaatccgcattggagcagcatggtagaatatgctccaaaccttctccccaaagggagaggaggccttagctcagccgtgggaaatttacaggctgctaatgtaaaaatgtatgtatctcTGAACTAATAATCTTCCTTGTGCTTATCATCTTATGGTATAAATTGTATACTTCGAGATACACCTTAATATCGACGAAGACTTTCTGTTGTCAAATTtcgtaatctatactaatattataaatgtaaagtaacTCCGTtagtctgtttgttgctcttacACAGCCAAATtaatgaactgaatttgataaaatttggtgtgACTTGCTTTACAGAACTCCTTGAAAGGAATGACGACCTAGGCTGACGAACAATCCCTCAAACATGAGCGAAACCGCTGGTGACaactattatagtataattttcaatatgataaaaaatgtcaGACAGTGATGAGCGAAATAAAATGAcctagtaatattaaaaatttaaaagtacgaTTTTTTTGACGTTTTTCAATCACGTGAAAATGACTAGACTGGgatttagttgaaatttggAATAGGGATTGTTTACGTCCAGACTTAGCACAGAGGCATCTAAAACTTCTCACAATTATTTGTATACGGacgagtatataataattattaattttcaaggaTAGATCCATCAAAATAgggtatacatttttaaagtgCCATAATAACACTTTTTCACCTAATATAGAGTATATTAGGATTACGTCATCATATCAACATGTCTACTAAAATTGTACAACGTATCATTGCTAAGGTAATTTAAcaaacgaataatataaatttattatttcatgacACGCAGAAggtatgtcattaaaaaaccTAAATTATACTCCACCGTTTGTTAATTATAGGCGTTGAGTAGGTCTCTAAAGCAGAATgatgttattttgtatgtatttatgatatCGTATGGTTATTGCAATCTAATCTACCGTGATTCCTATAAAAAATCTAACGCTATTCACCGCTCCTGTTATGAAAGTATTCTAGTTAAAGCAcaacgaatttaattaatattcgctaaaaacattactttttgaatatcgaaaaatataaatttgtacattttataatctaaatataacaagttttaaaagtcctttgttattatttaattgcagAATGATACATTAGATGTATGGgtttatttgacaaaataaattccCACTGAATTTGCTTCTTGGAGTTTGGACGTAGGATCCTCTACCTGTCTTGTTTGAAATTGTACTATTACTTTGAAACAATTGCTTAAGCATTTATATCTTTTAGGgtcattcaatatttatttaccataaaacatcaaatttgtatttgactaattaaaaatgattattagtCGAATCAacataaaacacatttaaagaaTCTTCCACGTTTCTCATTAGCTTTTTTGAGCGTTAGACGTTGTTTCTTCAGACAGGACTTTAATAGTTCTCTGCAATTTATGTTGACTGACTGACtgtatgtaaattttgttttttttttttaacgacatGCATAATCTCGTGACTTATATTGtcttatttaagaataaatatcttaaaccGTGATTACACACAGATTGCTATTATCAAGACACAATATAGTTGTAGTTGTCAAGTTGATAAAGAGGACATAAtccatgttaaaataatttgtaaatttacataTCTTCAAGAGCTGCTTATatggttattattaataagtttttattaatcttgATTTTGCATCTAATatgtttagattatatttatgtaattttaacgaTACCCAAAATTACAAGTGGGACAAAAACAGACTAAGGGTTCAGAATCCAACGAGGGATTACATCGGCTTtggaactattaaaatattagtacacTATACCTAATGCTAATATATTAAGACAGTTTAGTCTGTGCGCCCCAGATAGATATGTGTGGCGGAGACCGTCGTTGCTAGTGGTGCCCAACGGACGAACCAAGTTACTCAAGGAGGCGCCACTGACGCGCATGTTACGTACCCTCAACGTCCCCTCAACGTCATATCCGACAGGGTGAATTTGTTTTGTTGCAGTCTGAGTGAACTCACAACTATAGCCACTtggactatatcatatataacatagagacttatttttaatattgttaataaacgtgctgtaatatcgaattagggcaaccatgtcctgtaatgatatgtatatagttttgtattataaataaataaattttaaaataaaagacaatcaATAAACAAGATATGAAAATAATCAACACAATACACAATTTTAATACTCTTTATTCAACTAACTTCGTTTGACCATTATACCGCCGTCTATCACGTAGTTAGATCCTGTTATAGACTTGGCTTTATCACTCGCGAGGTACATAATTAAATCTGCTACCTCGTTTGCTTCACACACTCTCCCAAGAATTAGTTTCGTCGTATAGTCATCCCATGAGCTAGGATATTTAGCATTGGTTAAAAAGTCAGTTCTGACCGGTCCCGGACAGATGCCATTTACTCTTACACCGTGGGGTCCCAATTCAGCAGCAGCACATATACTAAAGTGATTTAAAGCGGCTTTCGAAACACCGTAGTTTATTGAACCTGGTGTAACTGGTGTTACATAACCAGCGACgcttgaaatattgacaacgtTTCCTTTAGTCTTGATCAAATGCGGCGCAGCTAAGGTAGTTAAGTAAACGACGGCGCGAACGTTTACACTCATAATCGTGTCGTAAGATTGCATCATGCCTCCTTCAAGAAGACTGGCTAAAACTGACATACCGGCGTTGTTGACGAGGACGTCCAATTTGCCGAAATTCTTTATTGTTTCATCAACGATACGTTTCGCGTCGTCATCTTTGGCAACATCGGCGAGGATCACGAGGGGTTTGGTGCATTTCGCGGCGACTGCTGTTAGCTTGGTATTGTCGCGGCCAACCATAACAACTTGCGCTCCAGCAGCGCTGAACGCAATCGCAGCCGCTGCTCCTATACCGGAACTAGCGCCCGTCACTATCACAACTTTATCCTTGAACATCATGTTTCAGTAGTttgaaagtttattaaatattgtgctATTACTTGTGGCGTAAACGTCTAAATATTACCACTAACTACTAtcatttatatctatttagtttttatataatctatacaatGAGTATAAAGATAAACGTTTACATAACTGTAGCTATTATTAGGTAAATATTGCGTCTATCTTATCTGGATAGACGAAATATGCCCAATGATATAGAGCTAACGACTAAGTCCGAAGCGATTGTTCATGTAAggaaaaattacaattacttgGTAAGGAATGGTTCTAATCTTGACATATGTCGCGACCAACATTATGCTT
This is a stretch of genomic DNA from Vanessa atalanta chromosome 20, ilVanAtal1.2, whole genome shotgun sequence. It encodes these proteins:
- the LOC125071829 gene encoding 3-oxoacyl-[acyl-carrier-protein] reductase FabG-like, giving the protein MMFKDKVVIVTGASSGIGAAAAIAFSAAGAQVVMVGRDNTKLTAVAAKCTKPLVILADVAKDDDAKRIVDETIKNFGKLDVLVNNAGMSVLASLLEGGMMQSYDTIMSVNVRAVVYLTTLAAPHLIKTKGNVVNISSVAGYVTPVTPGSINYGVSKAALNHFSICAAAELGPHGVRVNGICPGPVRTDFLTNAKYPSSWDDYTTKLILGRVCEANEVADLIMYLASDKAKSITGSNYVIDGGIMVKRS